The following coding sequences lie in one Liolophura sinensis isolate JHLJ2023 chromosome 4, CUHK_Ljap_v2, whole genome shotgun sequence genomic window:
- the LOC135464769 gene encoding chondroadherin-like protein: protein MVGVMIAVALTLTGSSLMVAGVTYNFADACVAGPPCECYKKTEYTKDEPDGFEVSVLDCSDKRISAVPFFRQLENVTVDRVFLQNNRIAVVPKDAFFGLSASLIDLSGNKIDTIEENAFRGLETRLTTLRLGSNRLSTWPISAVSSLESLQTLDLLSNEEIYQLPWNSFRGLTSLRKLDLGNCAEGFQIHDEAFEPIQETLKQLMLHHCALTEVPKALSVLGNVEILRLPRNRFSSLTSESFQGLHSLKTLDLTGNANLSSSESFPPDSFAEVGETLELLDLTGIGLTRIPTIFTPLEKLKSLYLSRNQISSIERGTFSVLTSLEKLYIDNNPLDYSQGMFDGLKESLTFIKVASQNISRLPNPELTSLRGLRTVDASHNAFGELPGDFAEGIPATDYHLSNSDITKISPTAFSGKSSQVSLTLQGNSLETLDFVQDPCYYWRIDVTDNPILCDCHTYRLSKYPHLLVKGTCAKPDFVEGLAIGSTEFDNTMYWRCVDHFFEDTKLCSKWWLSAGSWVRQSPATITLSLLTVLSFLR, encoded by the coding sequence ATGGTTGGTGTAATGATAGCGGTTGCGCTAACTTTGACGGGCTCAAGTTTGATGGTTGCCGGGGTGACATACAATTTCGCTGACGCATGCGTAGCTGGGCCGCCGTGCGAGTGCTACAAAAAGACGGAATACACCAAAGACGAACCGGACGGATTCGAGGTGAGCGTCTTGGACTGCAGTGACAAGCGAATCAGCGCCGTGCCGTTTTTTCGACAGCTGGAGAATGTGACTGTTGACAGGGTTTTTCTCCAGAATAATCGAATCGCCGTGGTGCCGAAAGACGCTTTCTTTGGCTTATCGGCCTCACTGATTGATCTGTCCGGTAACAAAATAGACACAATCGAAGAGAACGCTTTCCGCGGACTAGAGACCAGATTAACTACGTTACGATTGGGGTCTAACCGGCTCAGCACGTGGCCCATCAGCGCCGTATCTTCTCTGGAAAGCTTGCAGACTCTAGACTTGCTCAGCAATGAGGAGATATACCAGCTCCCGTGGAACTCGTTTCGAGGGTTGACCTCCCTGAGAAAACTCGATTTGGGAAATTGTGCGGAAGGGTTTCAGATCCACGACGAGGCTTTTGAACCGATTCAGGAAACGCTAAAGCAGTTAATGCTTCACCATTGTGCTCTGACGGAAGTCCCTAAAGCGCTGAGTGTTCTCGGGAACGTCGAAATTCTTCGTCTACCCCGTAATCGGTTCAGCTCCCTCACATCGGAGAGTTTCCAAGGATTACACAGCCTAAAAACGCTGGACTTGACGGGCAACGCCAACCTCTCGTCCTCGGAGAGTTTCCCGCCAGACAGTTTTGCCGAAGTCGGGGAGACATTGGAACTGCTTGATTTGACGGGTATTGGGCTGACGCGAATCCCTACAATTTTCACGCCTTTAGAAAAATTGAAATCATTGTATTTGTCCAGAAATCAGATTAGTTCCATCGAGCGAGGAACATTTTCCGTCCTAACTTCATTAGAGAAGCTTTATATTGATAATAATCCACTGGACTACTCCCAAGGAATGTTTGACGGTTTGAAAGAATCTTTGACTTTCATCAAGGTCGCTTCGCAAAATATAAGCAGATTGCCTAACCCGGAACTGACGTCATTACGGGGACTGCGCACTGTGGACGCTTCCCATAATGCGTTTGGGGAACTTCCGGGTGACTTTGCCGAAGGCATTCCGGCCACAGATTATCACCTTAGCaacagtgacatcacaaaaatcTCCCCAACTGCCTTTTCGGGGAAATCGTCTCAGGTGAGTCTGACATTACAGGGAAATTCTTTAGAAACTCTGGACTTTGTCCAGGACCCGTGTTACTACTGGAGAATCGACGTAACCGACAATCCGATCTTGTGCGACTGCCATACTTACAGGCTTTCCAAATACCCTCACTTGCTAGTGAAAGGGACATGTGCCAAACCTGATTTTGTGGAAGGCCTCGCCATTGGTAGTACGGAGTTCGATAACACAATGTACTGGAGATGTGTAGATCACTTCTTTGAGGACACGAAACTCTGCTCCAAATGGTGGCTTAGCGCTGGCAGCTGGGTGCGGCAATCTCCTGCCACCATCACGTTATCATTATTGACCGTTCTAAGCTTCCTTAGATAG